In a single window of the Anaerocolumna cellulosilytica genome:
- a CDS encoding ABC transporter ATP-binding protein codes for MMPLLEVKDLEVAFSIDKKDITCIDKVSFSVSEGEILCIVGESGSGKSVTSLSILRLLGKNGKITGGSIYFNGESLVDKSEKEMDLIRGSQITMIFQDALSSLNPVFTIGSQLTESIVTHMGLNKKEARVRAEELLRTVGLPSPNAILKKYPHTLSGGMRQRVMIAMALSCNPRLVIADEPTTALDVTIQAQIMDLLKRLNQELGMSIILITHDMGVVAEMADRVLVMYAGQIVEEALVETIFKEPEHPYTKALLQSIPSIKDYEERELIPIQGAVPEEYHEMDGCRFSNRCKYALSLCSKSQDMFMVKEDHYKRCWRTDLSDTSY; via the coding sequence GTGATGCCTTTACTAGAGGTAAAAGATTTAGAGGTAGCATTTTCAATCGATAAAAAGGATATTACCTGTATTGATAAAGTAAGCTTTTCTGTAAGTGAAGGAGAGATTCTTTGTATTGTAGGAGAATCCGGTTCCGGTAAAAGTGTGACGTCACTTTCTATCTTGAGGTTACTTGGAAAAAATGGAAAAATAACCGGAGGAAGTATATACTTTAATGGAGAATCGTTAGTGGATAAATCTGAGAAAGAGATGGACTTAATAAGGGGAAGTCAGATTACTATGATATTTCAAGATGCACTTTCCAGTTTAAATCCAGTATTTACGATAGGTTCTCAGCTAACAGAGTCCATCGTTACCCATATGGGATTAAATAAAAAAGAGGCAAGAGTGAGAGCAGAGGAGCTGCTACGAACAGTAGGACTGCCAAGTCCTAACGCTATACTAAAAAAATATCCCCATACCCTGTCCGGCGGCATGAGACAGCGTGTTATGATTGCTATGGCCTTATCCTGTAATCCAAGGCTTGTAATAGCGGATGAACCCACAACTGCGCTAGATGTTACCATCCAAGCACAGATTATGGATTTATTAAAAAGACTAAATCAGGAACTTGGCATGTCTATTATTCTTATAACGCATGATATGGGAGTGGTAGCAGAAATGGCAGATAGGGTGTTAGTTATGTATGCCGGACAGATTGTGGAAGAAGCCTTGGTAGAAACCATATTTAAAGAACCAGAACATCCTTATACGAAGGCTCTGCTGCAATCTATACCCAGTATTAAAGATTATGAAGAACGTGAGTTGATTCCAATTCAGGGAGCTGTACCTGAGGAATATCATGAAATGGATGGGTGTCGTTTCTCAAACCGGTGTAAGTATGCACTTTCTTTATGCAGTAAAAGTCAGGATATGTTTATGGTAAAAGAAGATCACTATAAACGTTGTTGGAGGACTGACCTGTCAGATACATCCTATTAA
- a CDS encoding ABC transporter ATP-binding protein, with protein MVEQRHVPLIEVSGLKKYYPVLGGIIPHTVAKIYAVDGVDFYIEEGETLGLVGESGCGKSTIGRQLTALEKPTEGTILYQGQDLTKISGSAMRQIRTQIQMVFQDPYSSLNPRKQVYDILAAPMLYHGICTRQDVLKQVNRLLELVGLAGKSKERYPHEFSGGQRQRIGIARALSLNPKLIICDEPVSALDVSIQAQILNLLRSLQKDLHVTYLFIGHGLDAVKYISKRIAVMYLGKIVEIADAAELFTNPVHPYTKALCNAAPIPDPTERSRERIILEGEIPSNTAIPTGCRFHPRCPYRQDVCMNNIPSLHPVVPGSSHLSACPVLLKNK; from the coding sequence TTGGTGGAACAAAGGCACGTACCACTTATAGAAGTAAGTGGATTAAAAAAATATTATCCCGTACTGGGCGGTATTATTCCCCACACCGTTGCTAAAATCTATGCCGTTGACGGTGTGGATTTTTATATAGAAGAAGGAGAGACCTTAGGCCTGGTAGGCGAATCAGGATGTGGCAAATCGACCATTGGACGTCAATTAACTGCATTGGAAAAACCTACAGAAGGCACGATACTGTATCAAGGACAAGACTTGACAAAAATATCAGGAAGTGCTATGAGACAAATCCGTACCCAGATACAAATGGTTTTTCAGGATCCGTATTCTTCATTAAACCCCAGAAAGCAGGTTTATGATATATTAGCAGCACCCATGCTGTATCATGGGATATGTACCAGGCAGGATGTTTTAAAACAGGTAAACCGTTTGTTGGAGTTGGTGGGGCTTGCTGGAAAAAGTAAGGAACGTTATCCCCATGAATTTTCCGGAGGGCAGCGGCAGCGTATAGGAATAGCCAGAGCATTGTCCTTAAATCCCAAGCTGATTATCTGTGACGAACCAGTCAGCGCATTAGATGTTTCTATTCAGGCGCAAATTTTAAATTTATTACGAAGTTTACAAAAAGATCTACATGTAACCTATTTATTTATAGGGCATGGTTTGGATGCAGTAAAATATATTAGTAAACGGATTGCCGTAATGTATCTTGGGAAAATCGTGGAGATTGCTGATGCAGCGGAGCTTTTTACAAACCCAGTTCATCCGTATACAAAAGCTTTATGCAATGCCGCGCCTATCCCGGATCCAACGGAACGAAGCAGAGAACGTATTATCCTGGAGGGGGAAATTCCTTCCAATACAGCAATACCCACAGGCTGCCGTTTTCATCCAAGATGTCCTTATAGACAGGATGTGTGTATGAATAATATTCCGTCATTACACCCGGTCGTTCCAGGAAGTTCTCATCTGTCTGCATGTCCGGTGCTTTTAAAAAATAAATGA
- a CDS encoding ABC transporter permease yields MLKYILRRILIAIPVLLGITIIDYFIMSLAGSPLEMIQGARVSKEALAVKEAALGLDKPIFIQYLIWLKELFHGNLGYSIKNYQPVSQMISNYIGPTLILMSTSLAVSMIIAVPAGIYSAVRQYSAGDYTVVTLSFLGSSVPGFFLSLILIYVFTIKLQWLPSSGMSTLGAEKNAQDIIKHMIMPVLVLATSMAGTNIRYIRSAMLEILDKDYLRTAKSKGIGRFKVINKHALRNALLPVITVFGMQIPVLFGGAIIVEQIFSWPGLGLMTMSAIINRDYPVIMGVCLMSAIVVMVTNLLTDILYAIVDPTIQY; encoded by the coding sequence ATGTTAAAATACATTTTAAGGCGAATTCTGATAGCAATACCGGTATTACTTGGTATTACTATTATTGATTATTTTATTATGAGCCTTGCCGGAAGTCCTTTGGAGATGATTCAGGGGGCACGTGTATCGAAGGAGGCACTTGCGGTAAAAGAAGCAGCTTTAGGACTTGACAAACCTATCTTTATACAGTACTTAATCTGGCTAAAAGAACTCTTTCATGGTAACTTAGGTTATTCTATAAAAAATTATCAGCCGGTCAGCCAGATGATAAGTAATTATATAGGACCAACTTTAATACTTATGTCCACTTCATTGGCAGTCAGTATGATAATAGCTGTACCTGCCGGTATATACAGTGCTGTTCGCCAATATTCGGCAGGAGATTATACAGTTGTAACATTATCTTTTTTAGGCAGCAGTGTCCCGGGGTTCTTTTTATCATTAATTTTGATTTATGTATTTACTATAAAGCTTCAATGGCTTCCCTCAAGTGGTATGTCAACGCTAGGAGCTGAGAAGAATGCGCAAGATATAATAAAGCATATGATAATGCCGGTACTGGTATTGGCTACATCCATGGCAGGTACTAATATTCGTTATATCAGAAGTGCTATGCTTGAAATTCTAGATAAAGACTATTTACGTACAGCAAAGTCAAAAGGAATAGGTAGATTCAAGGTAATAAATAAGCATGCCCTTCGTAATGCTTTACTACCGGTGATTACTGTATTCGGTATGCAAATACCTGTACTTTTTGGAGGAGCTATTATAGTTGAACAGATTTTTAGCTGGCCGGGTCTCGGACTTATGACGATGAGTGCCATTATCAATAGAGATTATCCTGTTATAATGGGAGTATGTCTGATGTCAGCTATTGTTGTTATGGTCACAAATCTGCTTACGGACATACTATATGCGATTGTGGACCCTACCATTCAATATTAG